The genomic segment TTGTACCACAGAGAGGGTTTGTCACATCGGAAAACACAACGATATTTGTGTCCTTCAGCCTCGAATCGATATTTGATACGTCGATTGTATGAATTTTATCCAAAGCTTCAGCTCCAAAACCAACTTCAACGCGTTGTTTATCTTGAAAAGAAGCGCCTAAGGCTTGTGCCATACCAACGCCCCCGTCGTTGGTAGCACTTCCGCCAATACCAATAAATATCTGTTCTACCCCGACATCTAGTGCAGCTTTAATCAGTTCGCCCGTTCCGTAAGTCGTTGTTTTAAACGGGTTTCTTTCATTGTTTTTGAGCAAAGTTAACCCAGATGCTTCTGCCATCTCGATGACTGCTTTGTTCCCTTCAAATACGCCAAATTTTGCCAATACAGGCTCGCCATTGGGACTTGTAACCCATTTTTCTACAAAATATCCCTTTTTTGCATGAGTTAAAGCTTCAACAGTCCCTTCGCCTCCATCAGCTAGGGGGAATTTGATGATATTCGCTTCTGGTTTGACATTTTTAATACCCTTTTCAATATAGCTGGCGACTTCAAAAGAAGTCGCACTTCCTTTAAACGAATCTGTTGCGACGATAATCTTCATAGAAACTCCCCATCCTTTACCCTCCTGAAAACGCTTACTGTTAGTATAGAGGACGGATATCGGAAGATTCTATATAATGGGTACTAAAAAAAGCCGATAAAAAAGCAGGTTAACTTGTTACAGGTAACAAATGTGCCCACTAGTTCACTTGCTATTGAGGATAAACGCTATTTTTAGAACGACAAAATCGTGATACTTTCTCATGTCGTATGAGGTTTTATCTCTTAACTTATTGAGTTTATACTGAAGTGTGTTTTTATGAATAAAAAGCGCTTTAGAAACTTGATTTATTGACCCATTATACTTTTCAAAGAGATGGATGATGTAACTGTATTCTTCGATTTCTTCGTTACTTAATTGGCCAAATGCTTTGTTGCAAAACTCCGCCGCAATCTCTTGTGGGGTGTGCCCTGTGATTAATTCAATGTCTAATTGTGAATAAAATTGGTAGTTTTCTTCTGCTGAAAAATTTGCCCACCCTAGTGAGAACTGCGCTTTTATAAAAGAGTCTTTTACGCTCCTTAAATATTTAACAACGGTACCAATACCAAACCGGATGTTTACACCAATCTTCTCAACAACCTCTCTCGTAATATGTGCAAGTTTTCTTTTTAGGGCATCTTCGGATTCGTCTCTAAGGATCATAATGATATTGCTCGTATTTTGTAGGATAAAGTGTTCTGAAATAGAATCAAATGCGTCGTTAAAAATTTTATAAAGCACTTCTTTGTTTTCCATTGAATTCTTATCTAATATTTCTGAAATGATGACCATTCTCGGGATACCATCTTGAATATTAAAAATTTGTAGTCTATTTGTAAACACATGATCATGGCTTTCATCATTGAACAGTAGCTCTTCAATAATCATTCTCTGCTTTTCTTTTTCTTGATTCTTTACTTGATTAATATAAGCATCCTTAATGATAAACTCTGTCATTCGTTTAATGATTTGACCGTATTTTTCAACTTCCTTATTGTCTCCTGTAATTCCTATAGCTCCTATTATTGTGTTCTCAAAATAGACTGGTAAATTAATTCCTTTTCTTGAACCTTTGTATATATCATTGTCACGAATCATCAGATTTCTTTCAGATTGAATGACTCTTTTACCACCACCATGAAAAGTACCTATACGGTCTAAGTCTGTGCTAGCGATAATAACGCCTTCCGTATTGATATAATTAATATCTTGCTGAATGATCTCTTTCATTTCGACAACGATTTTTTGGGCGACTTTTGTTGATATGTTCATTTAAATCCTCCTTGATCTGTTAGAATGTTTTTTATTGTAATCCAAATTGATGCGGTTGAATTATAAGAAATAAAAAACTAAATAGTTTAATTATTTAATTTATTTACATTTATTCGTACCGATTTTTAGGAGGGTTCTTGGTGATCATTCGCTAACTCTAATTTTGCTATGAATCAACCGAGCTTTTAAATGCTTTCAAAACACCTGTCGTTAAATATAGAGAACGCCACTTTTTCTTGAGAGAAAAGTGACGTTCTATGATCAATCTTCTTTGTTTACCTTCTACTCTTGAAACGGTGCATTCATGACCCAATCCACAAAACCCACACTTAACATCGAAGAACTCAAGTTGTTTGGTTGTTGCTCGGCTTCTTTTAGCGTTGCATCATGTTGAATGAGTTCTATAATCGCTTGTTTGAAGCCGAGCCGAGGATAAGCTTCAATGATGAAGTGAAACGCATCTTCCGGGATATCTTTTGCACGCAGCCCCATGATATCCATACCGGCGCCGAAATGGACTAAAGCAACTTCGGGTTGTTTTTCTTCCGCAATTTCCGACGTATGTAGAATAATCGCTTCTCGCACGACATCGATTTTATCTTGCGAAAAGCCATGAGACCGAAGAAATTTTTCGGCGTGGTCCGCACCTTCATATTCGAATGATTGCCTGCAACAGACATGCTCCGTAAGTCCAATGTCGTGCAAGACTGACGCGAGATAGAACAACTCAAGGTCATATTTGAGTCCGTATTGTTGGCCAAGCACATCGCCAAACGCATATGTTCGTAAACAATGGTTATAAAGAAACTCTGGGGAAATGTCGTAAATCAATTGAGTGGCTTCTTTGGCTATCTTACTGTCAGGGATGATCATGTTTTGCATAAGTGTCCTCCTCAGTTTGAATTCATTTCAGCGTAACTATCAAAAAAGAGACCAATCAGTCTCTTTTAAGATACCTCACGATATGCTAATGTACAACTAAAATATGTGACAATTTCTTATCAAAGTCATGGAGGCGCTTATGAAAAAAGGGGAGCAAACACGGAGACATATTGTCATAAAATCAGCTGAATTATTTAATCAAAAAGGGTATGCTGGCTGCTCAATGAACGACATTATGGAGGCGACTGGGTTGCAAAAGGGCGGCATTTATCGCAATTTCAAAAGTAAAGATGAGATTGCGTTTGCGGCGTTTGACTATGCTGCCGACACGGTGTCGCAACATTTTTCAGAAGCACTTCACGAGGCGAATACAGCATCAGAAAAAATCGGGGCTTTTTTTAAAGTCTATGAAGATGTGATCAATCACCCGCCTGTTCAAGGGGGATGTCCATTGCTGAATACTGCCGTAGAAAGTGATGATACCCACCCAGCCTTAAGAGACAAAACGCTTGGCGTCTTTCATACATTTCTCAGCATGATTGAAGGAATTATTGAGGAAGGAAGGCTAAATGGTGAGTTTAAAACAGAGATCAACACGAAGGCATTAGCATCTTTTGTAATTTCAGCGCTAGAGGGAAGTATTATGGCAAGTAAGCTGGCGGGAAATAATCAGCACGTGGCGCACAGTAGGGAGCATGTACTGCATTATTTAAAGATGATATAACCGGGATAGGTCCATGTCGAAAAGAAGTTAAGGTTCATGAATAAAGCCTTGCACAGCTAAATGATAAAAGTAAACATATCGGTTGATTCATAATTTCACCATGACATACTCTAGCGTCACTGAATTGTCAAATCACTCTCCCACTTCACAGCAGAGTACGTCGCGTTTGTTTCCCTACAATACAATGACTGGATCATGATCACTCGAAAAAAGCGTTCGTGATTCGGTTTTTTCTTTGCTTAAAATCTCCGGTTAAACATGCATATTCTATATTCAAAACTTTGTATATTTTTGTTAAAATGCGGATTACACGATTTACACAACAGTTGGATGAGATGTATAGATGCTACGATGTAAAACATTGGTTGAGCATCTGACTACCAAGTCCAATGCAGCAACCAAACACGATTGTTATCAAATGAAACAGGCTGACGTCGATGACGGACAAAGAATTCGTCATTCATGATGTCTCTTCAATGGCTAAGTTTAACGATTTTTAAATGTTTTTGTACGATCGTTGTCTTTTTGGCAGCTCTATTCCACATGATTGGCAGCTAAATCATTGACTGCCTTCTAGATCTCATACCATGACGATGAGGAGGACTTTTGATACGGAAACTTTCTTTCAACTTTTCGCTATCTCGTACATAGATATTACCTTTCAGCTGATCATCATCGCCCTGATTATTTTATTCTTTGTTTCGTTGACGTTATTTGTCCGGAGATTAATGATAAATGCCTCGGTAAAAAGGAAGCAAGCTGCTAACGCTGAAAAGAAATTAGATCGTATGATTGAATTGCTTGAAAAAGATAACCAATCGTAGTTCGTGTGACATAGTGTTTATAGTTTGGCACTTCATGCTTAGCGATGTGCCATGAACGACGATGGTTGACCTTGACTTCCTCCATCACTTTCCTCTACGCCCCCCTCAGCTTCCTGTCCCGCTCACCGCCATTTTTGTCCCTTCTACGGTCATTCTACTGCCTCTTTCATCGATCCCTTCTATACTTACATTATCAAATACAAAGGTGTGGTGTGAGATGAAGAGGTTTTATCCAGTGCTTTTACTGCTTCTCGGCGGGCTGTTTATGGCGCTTAGCAATGGAAAATTTTTATTGGCGCCGGCGGCTTGGCTGTTTCCGGTGTTACTCCTTTTCGCCGTCAAGGACATGCGGTTAAGAACAGCATGGTTTTGGTTGACGCTCGTGACGGCGGTGGGAAATCAGATCAGCTTTCATGATATGCTGCCGAGCTTGTCAATTCCGCTGTTTGAGTATGTTCCTGCACTGGCGGGGGCGATGTATGCGTGGCCGTTTGTGTTGCAGCACCTCGTATATCGCCGGACAAATTCATTTGTGGCGACGTTGATTTTTCCGGCCACTTATGCGCTTCTTGATTATATGAACGTCTATTTTAATCCGTATGGCACGTTTGGTCTTCTCGGTTATTCACAGCACGATTTTTTACCGATCGTTCAAGTGGCGTCCGTGTTAGGTGTCACAGGCATTACGTTTTTGATCACGTGGACCGCGTCCGTCGTCTATTGGCTCAGCTTTAACCATACAACGTCGAAAAAGCGTACGGTTGCGCTTATGACAGTGGCTGTTCTTACACTCATCGTAACGTGGGGCGGGGTACGGGTCGTGACGAATACAGCTTCTGAGACCATTCCCGTTTCAGGCATTCATACAATCGACCGTACAGATGCTGAAGTGCTGGACATTTACAGTTTGCACACGAAAGATATGGGTGATTTTCTGCAAAAAACGGAAGATCGCATGGATGAATTAATCGATTTGACGGTCGCCGAGGCAAAGGCTGGTGCAAAGATGATTCACCATTCTGAAGGCGCCATCGTCATGGATGAAACGCAAAAAGCGCTTTATTTAGAACGCTTAAGCGACGTCGCACAAGAATGGAATATCCATATTGTCACCGTTCCGTACGTATTTACTGCGGAAGGCTCGCCGAATGAAAATGTGTTGTACATTATTGACCCTAGAGGTGACATTGCGTTAGAGCATTACAAGTATGGTGGAAATATGATTGAACAGACGGTCGAAGGGGATAAGTCAATTCAATATGTCGATACAGAATACGGTCGGATTTCTGGAATCATTTGTTGGGATAAAGACTTTCCGACAATCGTCGATCAAGTAGGTCAAAAACAGATCGACACACTGTTCATTCCCTCAGCCGATTGGGAGGAAATTTCTCCTTACCATACGATCGTCGGTCATTTTAGAGGTGTAGAAAACGGGGCGAATGTCGTCACGCAAACGGTCAACGGGATGTCGACGATCACCGATTACACGGGACAGACGTTGGCGAAAATGGATCACTTTACGACGGATCAGTGGGTCATGCGCGGGCATGTTCCAACGACAGGCACGAATACCCTCTATTCTGTATGGGGAAAATATGTGGCAGGGTGTATAATACTCATATTGGTTTTAACTTTACTTTATATTTACGTCATTCCTAATAGAAAAGGCGGATCGACGAAGGAGTTCTAATGAGATTAGGTGTAGTGTGTAATGCTTCCATTCGCGAGGAAATTTTAGAAAAGTGTCAATCGCTCGGGATTGAAGTGTATAAAAATGCGGACCTTTATGTCGTCGAGGAAGGGTTTCATCATAGCTTTTTACCGTGTATCGTTTTTCACCCTGAACACCTCGATGAATTATTTACGATGCTGCAAATGTTTGCCACGACGACGACATCTTCCAAGATTGTCGGTACGCAAGACGATGCGTTTTACGTCATTTCCCACGATGACATTTTGTATTTTGAAGCCGTTGATGCAGGGCTATTATGCCATACCGCGACAGACGTCTACCGGATAAAGGAGAAACTCTATCAGCTGGAAGCGCGTCTTCCCGGTGATCGTTTTGTGAAGGTCAGCCGCTCCTTTATCGTTAATATTGATGAGGTAGCGCGGATTATCCCTTGGTTTAACAGAAGATTACTGCTCAAATTCGAACGTTCAAAAAAGGAAGTTGAAGTATCGAAAAATTACGTTGGACGTTTCAAAGCGTTTTTAGGAATGAGGTAAGATTTGATGCGAAAATATTTTTTTGAAGCCCTTATCGTATCGGCATTGATCGGGATCTTCATTAGAGCGCTCGTGCTCATGATTGTAGGGAAACCTTTACTCACAAATATTGAAAGTTATTTTTACAGTGCAATCATTGCCATGGTCTCCTGTACGATCTCGTTTGCAGTTCATGTTAAGGTTCTCACCAACCACCGTTATTCCTCAACCGTGAAGTATACTATATCTTCGCTGCTGATCCTGTTTATTTATATCATCAGCAATTTATTTTTCGGCGGTGTCACGATCATTTTTCACTGGGCATTTTATGTATTTGCGCTGATTATCGTCTTGATTTCCCTACCATTGATATATCATTTAAACAGAAAAACCGCGCTGTACAATGAGTTTTTATCACTAAAAAAAGCACAGCATGCGGATGATGAATCATAGTTTAGTCAAACGGATACGGATAAGCAAAAAAAGCGTGGGGTTTGCCTCACGCTTTTTTGTGTACTGTTATGCGTTAAAATCCATCCATTAGATAAGCCTCATAATCAGGAATGCGCCGCTCTAATCAATCGATGACGGCGCCTGTGTTGATTTATCGGAATCATCTGGTCTTTGACGCCCATCAATAGTGTGGTCAAGGCTTGAATAGCTATCGTTGAAACACGAAAAGTAACGTTTAGGGAGATGAAGTCATGAAACGAAGAAGCTCCCACTTCACGCTAAGTAGTCAGTCGGTCACAGAGCGCCATTCACTTCATAAAAATCGTCTGACCACTTTCACCAGCTAGAAAGAAGTGTTGACCGTTTACTTCTTCCTTCAAGCTCTGACAACCTCTATGTCATATTCTTGATATAGCTCCTCAAGAAGAGCAGGTGCCCCTTTCTCAATGACAAGGAAATCAACATCCGACAAACCCCCTACGAAGAAATGTGATACAGTGTTCACTTTGTTTTGGGTTAACAAAATGGCTGTTTGATTAGCACTTTCCAACATTTGTTGTTTCACTAGTGATTCTTCGTAGTGAGGAACGCTAATGCCGAATTCATGATGAATTGCATAGACACCTAAAAAGCAAAGGTCTGCTTTTATTTGCTTAAGTGCCGAAATGACAGGGGAACCAATGGTGACAAGGGACGCTTTGAGAAAATTCCCCCCGAGCAGAATGACCTTCACATGCGGATGCTCGGCTAACTCTAGGCTGATCACTGGGCTATTGGTAATGATCGTAAGATGAAGGGTGTGCGGAAGGGCTTTAACTAGCTGCAGATTTGTCGTGCTTCCATCCATAATGATCACCTGTCCATCTTTGATCAATTCGAGACCTTTTTTTGCCAAACGCATTTTTTCTTCTGAATACGCTTGATTGCGGTCGGAAAATAAAAGAGGACCTGCATGGATTGGAAATGCGCCCCCGTGTACACGTTTAATCCAACCATTCTCATCCATTTCCCGCAAGTCGCGGCGAATCGTATCTTCCGAGACATCTAACCGTTTACTTAATTCGGCGGATGTCACCTTCCCTTCCAACTGAACAATCTCCACAATTTGCTGCTGCCTTTCTCCTTTTAACATGAAGACAGATTCCTTTCTTGACTGTTTTATCTCATCATACCTGCTCATACGAAAAATTCAAGAAAAATCCTGCCAAACAAGAAATTCCATGCATTAATACGCCTGTATTATCTTGAAATAAATGATATTAATATTTATAATAGGCACAAACATGAAATGTTAGCACATTCAAGAAAAGGGGGGCTTGATGTTTTGAAGCTCATCGCGATTGATCTGGATGGCACATTGTTAGACGAAGACAGCAAAATCAGTCAGGAGAATGTCCGTGTAGTTAATGAGGTGATCAAGGGGGGACATTTAGTCACCATTTGTACAGGGAGAGCCGCTTTTGACGCACAGGCTTTGTTGGGAGAACGAATGACCAGCGTTCCAATCATTGCGACAAACGGATCTGTCATTATGGATCAGCATGGTCAACTTTTAACCACGACACCTATGAATCAGCAAGAGGCCAATGCCATTTTGCAAGAATTGCAGCAAAAAGACTTCTACTTCGAGATCACGACAGATGAAAACATCTTCATCCCTGCGAATGGCAAAGAGAAATTGTATGAAGAAATGCTTCGTATGAAACATCGATTTCCAGACATGGATGAAGCGAGTCTCTGGAAAAAAGCAGAAATGCAATTTACGCAATCCAGACTTACGTCAATGAAGGGTATTAATGAACTTGACTGCCCGGTTTATAAAATATTGTTATTCACTTTTGACTTAGCGCAGCTGAAGAGCATAGCTACATCTTTTGCCAACCATCCTCGGATCGACGTCACTTCTTCATCTGACTTTCTGATTGAGCTGATTCCACGCAATGCAAACAAAGGAACAGGCGTTCAATGGCTCGCGCAACATTATCGCATTCACAAAGAAGATACGATCGTCATCGGAGACAGCCATAACGACGTGGCAATGTTTGACGTCGCGAGCGTCAAAATCGCGATGGACAACGCCGTTCCAGCAATTAAAGAGCGCAGTACGCTTATTACAAAAAGCCACCGGGATAATGGTGTGGCTTATGCGCTAGAACACCAATTACAGCTCACATAACGCAAATCTGCAAATGCAGGCATGATGGATGATTGTCTTCGACTGATCCGGCACAGGAAACTGTGGAGTTTTTTAATGGATTCGGGCCAAGACAAAGACAAAAACCCGCCCCTCTTTATGAGGGCGGGCTTTGTTTATGAGCGGCTCTGCTTAACCTTGCATACGGCGGCGTCTTAAGAACATTGCCGTACCACCGAGTGCAATAGAGATTAAACCAGCAAGCATCCAGTTGTAGCTATTCGTTGCGGTGTTTGGCAGTAACTCACCTTCAACATTTTTACCTCCGGTACCGTCACCTTCATTCGTGTCACCAGCACCAGCGATATTGCTGTCGTCATCGTCAGTCTGACCCTTATTGTCATCCCCGGCGTTCGCCTCATCGCTTGGCAGTTCATTTGAACCTGGGTCTTCTGGGTTTTCAGGCTCAACTGGTGTTGTCGTGTCAACGGTGTTGTATGCTGTCACTTCAACGAACTCGCTTTGATTTTCTTCAATGTCAAAGCTGATTGCTTCGTCGTCAAGGACGTAGCCTTCCGGTGCTTCTGTTTCAGTGAACGTGTAGCTGCCTGGCTCAAGACCGTCAACGGTAATGTGACCATTGCGATCAGTCACATGCGTAGACAATGTATCTCCGTTCTCATCTTTTAGCACAAATGTTGCGCCAGACAAGACCTGATCTTCGTCATCGGCATCGACTTTCGTCAACTGCACACCACCAACGCCGTCGCGTTTCTCATTTTCGACAGTCAATTCGATGGTCGCAGTGTCTTCATCAGACACTGTAAATTCGATCGGTGTCGTATCAAGTACGTAGCCTTCTGGCGCTTTCGTTTCGACGAACTGATAGTCGCCAGTTGCCAAGTCATCGACAACGAGGATCCCATCGCGATCGGTTTCCAAATCTTCTTTCACCGTGTCACCGTCACTCGTTTGCAAGTCAAACACAGCACCTGCAAGCGTCTCGTCACGATCGTCCGCATCTACTTTTTGCAGCTCAACACGGTTGTTCGCTTTTTCGTTTTCGACAAAGACCGTTTCCGTTTCGCCTTTACCAACTTCTACGTCGATCGGTGTATCGTCAAGAACGTACCCTTCAGGCGCTTTCTTTTCGATCCACTGATAGTCGCCAGGCTCTAAGTCAGTGACACGGATACGTCCGTCATTGTCCGTCACGAGATCAGACTCCACGACGTCTCCGTCTTCATTGACGAGATCAAATTCAGCACCAGCCAATTGGATCATGCGATCGTCTTCATCGACCTTCACTAAGCGAAGCGTAGCTTCCTCATCTTCAGGGTCCGGCTCCCAACGAGATCCAGATGGATTCTTCTCGTTTTCCGCCGTCACTGTCGTATAAGGCGCATCACCAATCTCAAGCGTAAACTTGATCGGCTCTTCGTTCAGCTGATAACCAGACGGCGCATCCGTTTCGACCCACTGGTAATCCCCAGGAAGGAGGTCTTCGACGACAATTGTCCCGTTGCTGTCGGTCGTCAAGTCAGCTGCGACAAGCGCACCACTTTGCGTTTCAAGATCAAACATCGCATCCTCAAGCGTTTTCGTTTCGTCGTTTTCATCGACTTTAACGAGTTCTGCCGTTCCGCGAATGAGGTCGTTATAAGCATGAACCTCAATATACTTTTCTTGACCTTTTACAATCTCAAAATCGATGCGTGTCTCATCAAGGATATAACCTGTTGGTGCATCCGTTTCGAGGAAATAATATTTTCCAGGTTTTAGTTCTTTTACAGATAGTTGCCCAAATTCGTTTGTTTTTAAATCGCTTAAGAGCAAACCATCATCGCTGTTGAAGAGACTAAATGTAGCTCCTTCAACAGGTTCGTCATGGTTTGTCTCCTGTACTTTCGACAAGAGGACCGACCCAGGAGTTAAGTTATTTGGCACTGAAAGTACTAGTTCTTGCTCTTGATCTTTTTTGATTGTAAATGAGTAGAACGGATGGTCTGGCAAGTCGTAACCAAACGCAGGTTCAATCTCTTCAAATTGATAGTTACCAGGCGGTAAGTCCGTTACCGTGATAACGCCGTCCTCGTCTGTTGTATACGACCCGCCAATTTTATTCCCTACAGCATCTTGAAGCTCAAAAATAGCTCCTTTGATTCTTTCATTGGTGTCAGTATCATATTTTACTAGTTTCACATCACCAGGAATGAGTGTGTTTGCATGCGTCTTTGTTACAATTTCATTGCCTGTTTGTGGAAATGTAATCTCAAACTCAATTGGAGTTTGATCGAGTTCATAGTCCGTAGGGGCTTTCGTTTCTATTAATTTGTATTTACCCGGACGTAAGTTGTCGATCTCTAGTTTACCGTTTGAATCTGTACTTAACTCTTTATAAACAGCTTCATTCTTTTCGTCTCGTAAGGTGTATTCCGCACCTTTAAGAACTACATTAGAATCTGCGCTATCGACTTTTGTCAATACGACTTTACCTTTGATAATGTCGTTCTTAACCGTCTTGGTAATAACTTTATCTTCACCGGCCTCTGTCATATCGACAACCAAAAGCTCTTCACTCGGCTCATGATATCCTTCTGGCCAGCTTAACTCTTTAATGGCGTAATTTCGGTCCAGGTAAAGCTCTTTAAATTCAGCAATTCCGTTGTCATCTGTTGTTGCAGTGGCAAGTTGAATTTCTCCGGTTTGGTTATATAGACCAAACTCAACACCTGAAAGGGCATCGTTTGTCTCGCTGTCTACTTTTTTAACTTTCAAAGTGCCGTCTTTCGTCCGACCTTCAGCGCCGCCGCTTCCGGATGAGAATTTGACTGTAATAGCTTCAGAACTGGTGTATTCCGACTGGATATCATCAGCAAAGAATTCTGCATTGTTACTAAGTTCATCATTATGGGCTGCATTGATAAATGTCTTATACTCTAGGATGTATGGTCTTGTAATAGGCTCAAGCTTATCGCTAAATATAAGTGTAAAAGTGTTCGAGTTGTCTTCTAGGACTTCAACGAAATAATCTTCACCCTCAACAAGCTCTTCACCTTTAGTTACTGTCTCGTCTGGAGCAACATTCGTCTTAAATAATTTAAATGAATCTTCAAGGAATATTTGATTCCCTGCAATAGTGTCAGTTACCTGT from the Litoribacterium kuwaitense genome contains:
- a CDS encoding SpaA isopeptide-forming pilin-related protein; this translates as MRKQFAVFAIVMLLMQTLLSGTLAPVAQAVEEPPATETIVETESNEVEDTSKPDDATNGNAEDSEGTEDSETEKEQQENSNSSEEGTTPENEEGEAQPESPESDNPEGETPETETPETDNPEENEGNGEEGTEEPTLPEGEEGNGDNTGDPTSPEEGTGEGDVIDAPEIIVPEGEEDLPMTELVPAIPMVEMPQIAPVSQEITEDILTGVGLWRGEDENGTPIGEDESIREILEREDPVFIKYTFELPENHGYAAGSTYTFELPEEFNLFNEVTGDLGDYGDFVATPSDDGPVEVVLTFNENIEGTAVTDGFVKLKSHIRKDLDGEAIRDITFPALGETEDIPVIIKPEIESSIDKEGKNDRDYNASKIIWTVDFNKKLDQLTNASLKDILPEGTSYQDGSLEVYELIVNIDGSVEQGDVVTSNYAAVTNGQDLSVDFGDIETAYRVVYVTDITDEGTEYTNDVTLTSENVADLPASATVTTTRGKALEKEAIDYDKNNQTITWEIRYNFNEKIIPEAEAILNDRFTDSHHLIEDSLEVFKVDINEDGDPVNDQLVPQGQYTLTPIVTDGEKEGFNLQFNQNISNAYKIIYKTEADNRVIESGDITNEVTYKGETVDDTQPTGQVVGKKRYSNVDYENKTLKWHVTINSDLYEMKNLEIKDTFTNGGLTLHSDTIVIKETAADGVTYNKDEHYTLIEDSNGFTIRFLDHVTIDKELELSYTTDFDYEDRTEKDKHYLYNQVVITWDGGEVTTGSKFEPNPYTLQNGYKYGSYNAETKEITWTFGVNYNLQQYNNAVVSDEILGNQQLIDDSIKVYQWDFDNDGKDDKDEDKGEIGEPLGEDQYEIRESTSSEGNPVFEIHFKGSINNSAYKVQYKTELADQLVEKTYHNTAVLKDDDEEKLSVDASVSVDQAGKYVEKSGEQVNDTIHWTVNLNYGQSTVSNVQVTDTIAGNQIFLEDSFKLFKTNVAPDETVTKGEELVEGEDYFVEVLEDNSNTFTLIFSDKLEPITRPYILEYKTFINAAHNDELSNNAEFFADDIQSEYTSSEAITVKFSSGSGGAEGRTKDGTLKVKKVDSETNDALSGVEFGLYNQTGEIQLATATTDDNGIAEFKELYLDRNYAIKELSWPEGYHEPSEELLVVDMTEAGEDKVITKTVKNDIIKGKVVLTKVDSADSNVVLKGAEYTLRDEKNEAVYKELSTDSNGKLEIDNLRPGKYKLIETKAPTDYELDQTPIEFEITFPQTGNEIVTKTHANTLIPGDVKLVKYDTDTNERIKGAIFELQDAVGNKIGGSYTTDEDGVITVTDLPPGNYQFEEIEPAFGYDLPDHPFYSFTIKKDQEQELVLSVPNNLTPGSVLLSKVQETNHDEPVEGATFSLFNSDDGLLLSDLKTNEFGQLSVKELKPGKYYFLETDAPTGYILDETRIDFEIVKGQEKYIEVHAYNDLIRGTAELVKVDENDETKTLEDAMFDLETQSGALVAADLTTDSNGTIVVEDLLPGDYQWVETDAPSGYQLNEEPIKFTLEIGDAPYTTVTAENEKNPSGSRWEPDPEDEEATLRLVKVDEDDRMIQLAGAEFDLVNEDGDVVESDLVTDNDGRIRVTDLEPGDYQWIEKKAPEGYVLDDTPIDVEVGKGETETVFVENEKANNRVELQKVDADDRDETLAGAVFDLQTSDGDTVKEDLETDRDGILVVDDLATGDYQFVETKAPEGYVLDTTPIEFTVSDEDTATIELTVENEKRDGVGGVQLTKVDADDEDQVLSGATFVLKDENGDTLSTHVTDRNGHITVDGLEPGSYTFTETEAPEGYVLDDEAISFDIEENQSEFVEVTAYNTVDTTTPVEPENPEDPGSNELPSDEANAGDDNKGQTDDDDSNIAGAGDTNEGDGTGGKNVEGELLPNTATNSYNWMLAGLISIALGGTAMFLRRRRMQG